The proteins below are encoded in one region of Nitrosomonas ureae:
- a CDS encoding carbohydrate kinase family protein: MRTLICGSIAYDNIMVFQDQFKNHILPEKIHVLNVAFLVPEMRREFGGCAGNIAYNLKMLGGEPVMMATVGDDYAPYAARFERLSLTQEHVLHVADTFTAQAFITTDLDDNQITAFHPGAMNFSHLNSVQETRDIQLGIIAPDGRDGMMQHAREFYKAGIPFVFDPGQGLPMYNGEELLDFIDKADYIAVNDYEGQMLQDRTGINLESLANKAKALIITLGAQGSLIYADGKKFEISSVKPKEIIDPTGCGDAYRAGLLYGIVNNLDWQTTGQLGSLMGSLKIVQRGGQNHQFSRDEIDQYYFESFGTRIF; encoded by the coding sequence ATGCGCACATTGATATGTGGTTCTATCGCTTACGATAATATTATGGTTTTCCAGGATCAATTTAAGAATCACATTTTGCCTGAGAAAATTCACGTATTGAATGTCGCATTTCTGGTTCCTGAAATGCGCCGCGAATTCGGCGGTTGTGCCGGTAATATTGCATACAATCTAAAAATGCTGGGTGGTGAGCCTGTCATGATGGCGACCGTCGGCGATGATTATGCGCCTTATGCCGCACGCTTTGAGCGATTAAGCCTGACCCAGGAACATGTACTGCACGTAGCCGATACTTTCACTGCGCAAGCCTTCATTACCACTGATCTGGATGATAATCAAATCACCGCGTTTCATCCGGGAGCGATGAACTTCTCACATCTTAATTCCGTGCAGGAAACCCGCGATATTCAGTTGGGCATTATTGCGCCGGACGGACGCGATGGCATGATGCAGCATGCGCGCGAATTTTACAAAGCCGGCATTCCGTTTGTTTTTGATCCGGGACAGGGGCTACCGATGTATAACGGAGAGGAGCTACTCGATTTTATCGACAAGGCCGATTACATCGCCGTCAATGACTATGAAGGTCAGATGCTGCAAGACCGTACAGGAATCAATCTGGAATCCCTGGCGAACAAAGCCAAAGCCCTGATCATCACACTGGGTGCGCAAGGCTCCCTCATTTACGCCGATGGCAAGAAATTTGAGATCTCTAGTGTTAAGCCTAAAGAAATCATCGATCCCACCGGTTGCGGCGATGCCTATCGTGCCGGATTGCTATACGGTATCGTCAATAATCTGGATTGGCAAACTACAGGGCAGTTGGGTTCGTTGATGGGTTCCTTAAAAATCGTCCAGCGCGGCGGACAAAATCACCAGTTCTCTCGTGATGAAATTGATCAATATTATTTTGAGAGCTTTGGTACTCGTATTTTCTAA
- a CDS encoding IS5 family transposase codes for MQMSFGTLELAERLKRENVLVKIDALIEWEDLRPKLTGLYKRELSHGGGQEPFDGLLMFKAILLGQWHSLSDAALEQALCVCIDFLQFCGLSLSDAIPDETTLCRFRNRLITNDRLDDLLATINEQLQSHGLMIKGATGAVIDATLIESAARPKKTITLEVDAEEGKVVQFEDGSQPGINCIEEQSADPDATWLKKGRKSQFGYRSYLVVDAQDGYVRGVHTAPANQSEMMHFEAAIDGAHIEANRVYADKGSASNANRQFLRKQKIKSAIMHRAYKNKPLSSRQKLANQLISKKRYIVEQCFGTIKRLFRMERASYFGTTKVNAQVILKSICMNLKKAANKIFVDQPLRGAIRPNIT; via the coding sequence ATGCAGATGAGTTTTGGAACACTGGAATTAGCAGAGCGATTGAAGCGAGAAAATGTTCTGGTGAAGATTGATGCCCTAATTGAGTGGGAGGACTTACGTCCGAAACTTACGGGTTTATACAAGCGCGAGTTATCGCATGGTGGAGGCCAAGAGCCGTTTGATGGGTTGTTGATGTTCAAAGCGATCCTGCTAGGTCAGTGGCATAGTTTATCGGACGCTGCGTTGGAGCAAGCACTGTGTGTATGCATTGATTTTCTGCAATTTTGCGGACTGTCCTTGTCGGATGCGATACCGGACGAAACCACTTTGTGCCGGTTCCGTAACCGACTAATAACCAACGACCGGCTAGATGATCTGCTGGCCACTATTAATGAACAGCTTCAATCCCACGGATTGATGATCAAGGGTGCGACAGGAGCGGTCATTGATGCCACGCTGATTGAGTCAGCGGCACGCCCTAAAAAGACCATCACACTGGAAGTGGATGCCGAAGAAGGTAAGGTTGTTCAGTTTGAAGATGGTAGTCAGCCTGGAATCAACTGTATCGAAGAACAAAGCGCGGATCCGGATGCGACCTGGCTAAAGAAAGGCAGGAAGTCGCAGTTTGGCTACCGCAGTTACCTGGTGGTGGACGCACAAGACGGCTATGTGCGCGGGGTTCACACCGCCCCTGCCAACCAGAGCGAAATGATGCATTTCGAAGCCGCTATCGATGGTGCGCATATCGAGGCGAATCGGGTGTATGCCGACAAGGGATCCGCCAGCAATGCCAATCGGCAATTTCTAAGAAAGCAAAAGATCAAGAGCGCAATCATGCATCGCGCGTACAAGAATAAACCCCTCTCGTCACGCCAGAAGCTGGCGAATCAATTGATCAGTAAAAAACGCTATATTGTCGAACAGTGTTTCGGCACAATCAAACGCTTATTCAGAATGGAACGCGCCAGCTACTTCGGTACGACGAAAGTCAACGCCCAAGTCATACTGAAAAGTATCTGCATGAATCTAAAGAAAGCAGCCAACAAAATCTTCGTAGACCAACCATTAAGGGGAGCGATCCGTCCAAATATTACATAA
- a CDS encoding IS4 family transposase, with protein sequence MHSGKLVFAQLMDYLPLHTFRRCVQRYPSKYPTKTLSHLDQFLCMAFAQLTYRESLRNIETCLRAHQAKLYHLGIRGNIAKSTLADANEQRDCRIYMDFAMSLIQIARKLYSSDSLAVELEQTVYALDTTTIDLCLSVFPWARFRQTKAAVKMHTLLDLRGNIPTFIHISDGKMHEVNVLDFLIPEAGSFYIMDRGFTDFARWFTMHQAQAFFVTRAKSSLLFRRVYSHSVDKSTGLRCDQTIALTATKASKDYPQHLRRIKFYDAEHDKHLVFLTNNFDLPALTIAQLYRCRWQIELFFKWIKQHLRIKQFYGTTENAVKTQIWIAISVYVLVAIVKKRLNTETSLYTILQILSLTLFEKTNLDQLLKNTEMQMITHHNNNQLNLFN encoded by the coding sequence ATGCATTCAGGCAAATTGGTATTCGCACAACTCATGGATTACTTGCCCCTTCACACATTCCGCCGCTGTGTACAGCGTTACCCTTCCAAATATCCCACCAAGACTCTTTCGCATCTCGATCAATTTCTTTGCATGGCTTTCGCGCAGCTGACTTACCGCGAGAGTCTGCGCAACATCGAAACCTGTCTGCGCGCTCACCAAGCTAAGCTTTATCACTTGGGCATACGAGGCAACATCGCCAAGAGTACGTTGGCCGATGCCAACGAGCAGCGCGATTGTCGCATCTACATGGATTTCGCGATGAGCTTGATCCAGATCGCCAGAAAGCTTTACTCCAGCGATAGCTTAGCGGTGGAGTTGGAACAGACAGTCTATGCACTCGATACCACGACCATCGATCTGTGTTTGAGCGTCTTTCCATGGGCGCGCTTTCGTCAGACCAAAGCTGCCGTCAAGATGCATACACTGCTTGATCTACGCGGCAACATTCCAACGTTCATCCATATCAGCGACGGCAAGATGCACGAAGTCAATGTGCTCGATTTCCTGATCCCCGAAGCTGGCAGCTTTTACATCATGGATCGGGGCTTTACCGACTTTGCTCGCTGGTTCACTATGCATCAAGCACAAGCATTTTTTGTAACGCGCGCTAAATCCAGTCTCCTTTTTCGCCGTGTCTACTCTCACTCAGTGGACAAATCCACGGGACTGCGATGCGATCAGACCATTGCATTGACCGCTACGAAGGCCAGCAAGGATTACCCGCAGCACCTACGACGTATTAAGTTCTATGATGCCGAACACGACAAGCATCTGGTATTTCTAACCAACAACTTCGATTTACCTGCACTGACCATCGCTCAGCTTTATCGTTGTCGCTGGCAGATCGAACTATTCTTCAAGTGGATCAAACAACATCTTCGTATCAAGCAATTCTACGGAACCACTGAAAACGCAGTCAAGACACAGATATGGATTGCCATCTCGGTTTATGTCTTGGTTGCCATCGTAAAAAAGCGACTCAATACCGAGACTTCACTTTACACAATCCTACAAATCCTGAGCCTAACTCTTTTCGAGAAAACTAACCTAGATCAATTACTTAAAAATACTGAGATGCAAATGATCACTCACCATAACAACAACCAACTGAATCTATTCAACTAA
- a CDS encoding putative bifunctional diguanylate cyclase/phosphodiesterase — MNSRVSFNLLSDICDFAVCINAQGIIQQASKSSQEFLQLSKGLLHESIGLYIQPEDIALFWDAQEKARKTGEKQTLICRVLRQLMLPIWVDCYIHRLVDDQYIVIAFDATHWKESETRLAYFSTHDTLTGLPGKVLLDDRIGMNIQTAQREKSFLSLVVISLDGYRKINDLLGHSIGDELIRGVAERLQNCVRRSDTVARVSDDEFSMIMIGVGQNNIEMIVRKILTALQQSFRISEHTLHISASLGISLYPEHGSSASHLYRHAEVAMYRAKTLGKNHWKIYSDQVDDSERSDLSLESAMYQGIENGEFMLHYQPIFCAQTGQLRGAEALMRWKNPNQGFIPPIKFIPLAENSGLIKILGAWALRSACYQAKQWQNAGLKDFYISVNVSPRQFVQEDFLEMINGVLSESGLLPQNLMLEITEGVLMENPQRSGEILTQLHVAGVKIAIDDFGTGYSSLAYLKKFPLSVLKIDKSFVDDVINCAKDMAIIGTILSLAEGLNLMVVAEGVENDAQLGFLKQEGCNLVQGYLTGRPVHSEDFKDKYLA, encoded by the coding sequence GTGAATTCACGCGTTTCTTTCAATTTACTATCAGATATATGTGATTTTGCCGTGTGCATTAATGCACAAGGAATTATTCAACAAGCATCCAAATCGTCACAGGAATTTTTACAATTATCTAAGGGTTTGCTTCATGAGTCGATTGGGTTATACATTCAACCTGAAGATATAGCATTATTTTGGGATGCTCAGGAAAAGGCAAGGAAGACTGGCGAGAAACAGACTCTTATTTGTCGCGTTCTACGCCAGCTCATGCTGCCGATATGGGTTGACTGCTACATTCATCGATTAGTGGACGATCAATATATTGTTATTGCATTCGATGCTACACATTGGAAGGAAAGTGAGACTCGCCTGGCTTATTTCTCAACACACGATACCTTGACAGGATTACCTGGAAAGGTATTACTCGATGACCGTATTGGTATGAATATTCAAACTGCGCAGCGAGAGAAAAGCTTTTTGTCATTGGTGGTAATAAGTTTGGACGGATATAGAAAAATTAATGATTTGCTGGGACATAGTATTGGTGATGAGCTAATCAGGGGTGTTGCAGAGCGTCTACAAAATTGCGTCAGACGTAGTGATACTGTGGCACGTGTCAGTGATGACGAATTTTCTATGATAATGATAGGAGTAGGGCAGAATAATATTGAGATGATCGTAAGAAAAATATTGACGGCATTACAGCAATCATTTCGTATTAGTGAACACACCCTTCATATTAGCGCAAGCTTAGGTATATCCTTATATCCAGAGCATGGAAGCAGTGCTTCACATTTATATCGGCACGCCGAGGTCGCGATGTATAGAGCGAAAACACTGGGCAAGAATCACTGGAAAATTTATAGCGATCAAGTTGATGATAGTGAGAGAAGCGATTTATCATTGGAGTCCGCTATGTATCAAGGGATTGAGAATGGTGAATTTATGTTGCACTATCAACCGATTTTCTGTGCACAAACTGGTCAATTAAGAGGTGCAGAAGCCTTGATGCGTTGGAAAAATCCTAATCAAGGTTTTATTCCACCGATAAAATTTATTCCATTGGCAGAAAATAGCGGTTTAATTAAAATTCTTGGTGCATGGGCTTTGCGAAGTGCATGTTATCAAGCGAAACAATGGCAAAATGCAGGCCTTAAAGATTTTTATATTTCTGTTAATGTATCTCCACGTCAGTTTGTTCAGGAAGATTTTCTGGAAATGATCAATGGGGTGCTGAGTGAATCCGGTTTATTACCACAGAACCTTATGCTAGAGATCACGGAGGGTGTGCTGATGGAGAATCCACAGCGATCCGGTGAGATTCTTACTCAACTGCATGTGGCGGGAGTAAAAATTGCTATTGATGATTTTGGCACTGGTTATTCATCATTGGCTTATTTAAAGAAATTTCCCTTATCAGTATTGAAAATTGACAAATCATTTGTGGATGATGTGATAAATTGTGCTAAAGACATGGCAATCATTGGTACCATTCTGAGCTTGGCAGAAGGCTTAAATCTGATGGTTGTTGCAGAAGGCGTAGAAAATGATGCGCAATTAGGATTTTTGAAGCAAGAAGGTTGTAATTTAGTTCAAGGATACCTTACCGGTAGGCCCGTGCATTCAGAAGACTTTAAAGATAAATATTTAGCATAA
- a CDS encoding hotdog fold thioesterase produces the protein MTKIWFKDYTIEYLEGLRNANMGEHIGIQFIELGMDFLKARMPVDKRTTQPFGILHGGASCVLSETLGSVSGWMTINPEQYRAVGLELNINHIRAITKGHVIGICTPLHTGRRTQVWQTDIIEEDTNKRVAISRLTLAIIEQGTLSAQKEHVIVDRPSYP, from the coding sequence ATGACTAAGATTTGGTTTAAAGATTACACTATTGAGTATCTGGAAGGTTTGCGGAATGCCAATATGGGAGAACATATTGGCATTCAGTTTATTGAATTGGGCATGGATTTTTTGAAAGCACGCATGCCAGTCGATAAACGTACGACACAGCCATTTGGTATATTGCATGGAGGTGCAAGTTGTGTGTTATCTGAGACTTTAGGCAGTGTATCTGGCTGGATGACAATAAATCCGGAGCAATACCGTGCGGTTGGGCTGGAATTAAATATTAATCATATCCGAGCGATTACCAAAGGCCATGTTATCGGTATCTGCACACCCTTGCATACTGGTCGGCGTACACAAGTCTGGCAAACAGATATTATCGAAGAAGATACAAATAAGCGTGTGGCAATTTCGCGATTGACACTGGCGATTATTGAACAGGGCACACTGAGTGCACAAAAAGAACACGTCATTGTCGACCGGCCATCGTATCCCTAG
- a CDS encoding DUF3422 family protein: MNLFTFQSSLTESNLPAIEKPLNIPEYPERQELHAELNAVAYELLAPPFELSHLVLMSEREWIEQERKLICQLCGRYNINPPNSNENDFSADFGEFRLRWERHTEYSTYTVYRVRVFDIPFEHPAITYVPQEWLASLPGELLVATHIALEDRSRPKRSLHELSALFASGTVIGSRVAGGAASVWSDNQIHSDNFGRILIHDENLRSRQIGRLVQRLLEIETYRMLAMLPLPVTRKIIPQLARADQRLAELTANNVILTSIEDEQHLLNELTLLAAETERLSAQTSHRFNASRAYYDIVKLRIAELRKERIEGLQMLQEFMIQRLSSAMGTCELVHTKLETLSMRLGRASALLRTRVDLSMEAQIRDLLKSMDNRARVQLRMQETVEGLSVVVLSYYLLGIIGYGLKAFKAAEHDINVELLTGFAIPVVVLGVFLVVRRVRNMISKL; the protein is encoded by the coding sequence ATGAATCTATTTACTTTCCAGTCCTCATTAACTGAATCAAATCTGCCTGCAATAGAAAAGCCGTTGAATATTCCCGAATATCCTGAAAGACAAGAGCTGCATGCTGAATTGAATGCGGTGGCATACGAATTATTGGCGCCGCCTTTTGAGCTTTCACATCTGGTACTGATGTCTGAACGAGAATGGATCGAGCAGGAGCGAAAGCTGATCTGCCAGTTATGTGGGCGTTATAATATAAACCCACCCAATTCGAATGAGAATGATTTTAGTGCGGATTTTGGTGAGTTTCGCCTTAGGTGGGAACGTCATACCGAATATTCGACGTATACAGTTTATCGTGTGAGAGTGTTTGATATTCCATTTGAGCATCCCGCGATTACATATGTACCACAGGAGTGGTTGGCCAGCTTACCCGGTGAACTTCTAGTTGCGACGCATATTGCCCTGGAGGATCGATCACGACCCAAGCGCAGCTTGCATGAATTATCAGCGCTATTCGCTTCTGGGACTGTAATTGGTTCCAGAGTGGCAGGAGGTGCCGCAAGTGTATGGAGTGATAATCAGATTCATTCTGATAATTTCGGTCGTATCTTGATTCATGATGAGAATTTGCGCAGTCGTCAAATTGGACGCTTGGTACAGCGTCTTCTTGAAATTGAAACTTATCGCATGTTGGCGATGTTGCCATTACCCGTTACCCGCAAAATTATTCCGCAATTGGCTCGTGCAGATCAGCGTTTGGCCGAATTAACTGCTAATAATGTGATATTGACCAGTATTGAAGACGAACAACATTTACTTAATGAATTAACTCTTTTGGCAGCAGAGACAGAGCGCCTATCTGCACAAACCAGTCATCGTTTTAATGCGTCTCGGGCTTATTATGATATTGTAAAATTGCGCATTGCAGAGTTACGCAAGGAGCGGATTGAAGGTTTGCAAATGTTGCAGGAGTTTATGATCCAGCGTTTGTCATCGGCAATGGGGACTTGTGAGCTAGTTCATACTAAGCTGGAAACGCTATCGATGCGATTGGGGCGCGCATCGGCGTTATTACGCACACGGGTAGATTTATCCATGGAAGCGCAGATTCGTGATTTACTTAAATCCATGGATAATCGGGCGCGCGTACAACTGCGTATGCAGGAAACGGTTGAAGGCTTGTCCGTAGTTGTATTGAGTTATTATCTGCTGGGTATCATCGGTTACGGATTAAAAGCGTTTAAGGCAGCAGAGCATGATATCAATGTAGAATTGCTGACCGGGTTTGCGATTCCGGTCGTAGTGCTTGGAGTTTTCTTAGTTGTTAGAAGGGTGCGTAATATGATCAGCAAATTGTAA
- a CDS encoding L-serine ammonia-lyase: MFISVLDLFKIGIGPSSSHTMGPMVAAKDFRDRIQIYVSDHKIPSFLQVRCTLRGSLAFTGKGHATDRAVTLGMHEYTPQGLAKLNVNELFEQLWQQTTIQIQESITIHFNPAEDIIFDRGEPLPEHPNGMIFQLLDETGKTLLTETYFSIGGGFITTLPEIGKLVAPIKIEATSSCGFPFDSANLMMKMSADSNLSISAMKRSNEVERINEKELNAGLDAIWNAMQTCLENGLIAEGRLPGGLNIKRRAHALFEQLKSNPQKANLNDWLCAYAMAVNEENAAGHMVVTAPTNGAAGVIPAVIYYAVKHEGATLEQVRDFLLVAGAIGGLIKHNSSISGAEVGCQGEVGSASAMAAAGLCAIKGGTTQQIENAAEIALEHHLGMTCDPVGSLVQVPCIERNGFGAIKAYTAASLAIRGDGQHFMSLDNCITAMKQTGLEMSVKYKETSLGGLAVSITEC; the protein is encoded by the coding sequence ATGTTCATTAGCGTTCTTGATCTTTTCAAAATAGGTATCGGGCCATCGAGCTCGCATACTATGGGTCCTATGGTCGCAGCCAAAGATTTTCGTGACCGTATCCAGATTTACGTTTCCGATCACAAGATTCCATCCTTTCTGCAAGTTCGTTGTACTTTGCGAGGTTCTCTGGCTTTTACCGGCAAAGGTCATGCTACCGATCGAGCTGTAACTTTAGGCATGCATGAATACACACCGCAAGGATTAGCCAAACTGAATGTTAATGAGTTATTTGAACAACTTTGGCAACAAACAACGATTCAGATCCAAGAGTCCATCACAATTCACTTCAATCCGGCAGAAGATATTATCTTCGATCGTGGAGAACCTTTGCCAGAACATCCCAATGGCATGATTTTTCAACTGTTGGACGAAACTGGCAAGACGTTGTTAACCGAAACCTATTTTTCTATTGGCGGGGGGTTCATCACCACATTACCGGAAATTGGCAAACTTGTAGCACCAATTAAAATAGAAGCAACCAGCTCCTGTGGTTTTCCTTTTGATTCAGCTAATCTGATGATGAAAATGTCAGCCGATAGCAATTTATCAATTTCCGCCATGAAGCGCAGCAATGAGGTAGAGCGCATTAATGAGAAAGAACTCAATGCAGGACTGGATGCAATCTGGAACGCAATGCAAACTTGCCTGGAAAATGGATTGATCGCGGAAGGCCGGTTACCCGGCGGTTTAAATATTAAACGGCGCGCGCATGCATTGTTTGAACAATTAAAGAGCAATCCTCAAAAGGCCAACTTAAATGACTGGCTATGCGCCTATGCCATGGCGGTTAATGAAGAAAATGCAGCCGGACATATGGTGGTTACCGCACCGACCAACGGTGCAGCGGGCGTAATACCAGCCGTTATTTACTATGCAGTAAAACATGAAGGTGCAACGCTGGAACAAGTACGGGATTTTTTGCTGGTAGCTGGGGCGATCGGAGGGTTAATCAAACATAATAGTTCAATCTCCGGGGCGGAAGTTGGGTGTCAAGGAGAAGTAGGCTCAGCTTCGGCCATGGCGGCGGCAGGTTTGTGTGCTATAAAAGGTGGTACTACACAACAAATTGAGAATGCTGCTGAAATTGCATTAGAACATCACTTAGGCATGACTTGTGATCCTGTGGGCAGCCTGGTTCAAGTACCATGCATAGAACGCAACGGATTCGGAGCCATTAAAGCATACACAGCAGCATCCCTGGCAATTCGCGGCGATGGCCAACATTTTATGTCATTGGACAACTGCATCACCGCGATGAAACAAACCGGATTGGAAATGTCAGTAAAATATAAGGAAACCTCACTGGGCGGTTTAGCTGTCAGTATTACGGAATGCTAA
- a CDS encoding (2Fe-2S)-binding protein, whose protein sequence is MYVCICKGVTERALREAIYQGADRMRDLKACLGVTEQCGLCACHVKQVLDQTLEQKSQTQDLVSQSFSTQSTCMCENAA, encoded by the coding sequence ATGTACGTATGTATTTGCAAAGGAGTTACAGAAAGAGCATTGCGGGAAGCAATTTATCAGGGTGCGGACCGGATGAGAGATTTAAAGGCTTGCCTCGGTGTTACGGAGCAGTGTGGTTTATGTGCGTGCCATGTCAAACAGGTCTTGGATCAAACGCTGGAGCAAAAATCCCAGACGCAAGATCTGGTATCTCAATCTTTTTCTACTCAATCGACTTGCATGTGTGAAAATGCTGCATAG
- a CDS encoding TonB-dependent siderophore receptor, with the protein MQDAVNQFVEQSGIKLIADPVLLQGKVTFGLDGNFEIQSALNQLLENSGLQINKQAEGYIIAVQPVESGSGSSAESIVTLPLIKITADSTSRYTAMSTTTATKTNTLLRDVPQAISVITNELIKDQSIRSLGDAVRYVPGVGVSQGEGNRDALVFRGNRSTGDFFIDGIRDDAEFYRDLYNIERVEVLKGANGMIFGRGGSGGVVNRVSKQANWDPVREFTFQGGSFNQKRMTADVGYVINDVATVRLNALYEDAGSFRDGVNMERLGISPTITIKPTHRTKIVAGMERFHDDRTADRGIPSFLGRPVNVHESQFFGDPKRSNANINVLSFNSLIEHKFDSGVTLQNRTNYTTYDKFYQNIFANSQVFAGLISLGAYNNETTRENVFNQTNLLYSLNTGPISHTLMAGIEVGRQETHNQRKNGFFNNDVSQVNLRVPLNNPITNAPVDFLTRDTDAHNRSIVNVTSLYIQDQIELLPQLQLIAGVRYDMFEVDFRQRNAGRDHLKTRDDLIAPRFGVIYKPIEPVSFYASYSQAYVPRAGDQLTSLNVTVDTLRPEKFTTLETGVKWDIRPDLALTGAVYQLDRTNVITADPNDPTRTFLAKGQRTEGVEISLNGQLTSDWSVMGGYAYQTGEFTSEVPGVAKKGATVGELPRHTFSAWNRYDITPKVGAAVGVIYRGEMFASADNTVRIPDFTRVDAALFAQFTKRFRGQLNIENLFDANYFASVHNNNNITPGSPIAIRATLIANF; encoded by the coding sequence TTGCAAGATGCTGTCAATCAGTTTGTGGAACAGTCGGGAATTAAGCTGATTGCCGATCCTGTTTTGCTCCAGGGAAAAGTGACTTTTGGACTCGATGGCAATTTTGAAATTCAGTCGGCTTTGAATCAATTGCTTGAGAATTCTGGATTACAAATAAATAAGCAAGCTGAGGGTTATATTATTGCAGTACAACCAGTCGAATCAGGTTCAGGTTCAAGTGCTGAATCGATCGTTACTTTGCCCTTAATTAAAATCACTGCCGATAGTACGAGTCGTTATACGGCGATGAGCACCACTACAGCGACAAAAACCAATACTTTATTGCGCGATGTTCCACAAGCCATTTCAGTAATAACCAATGAGTTGATTAAAGATCAATCAATTCGTAGTCTGGGCGATGCAGTTCGCTATGTACCCGGTGTTGGTGTGTCACAGGGAGAAGGCAATCGTGATGCGTTGGTTTTTCGCGGTAATCGTTCGACCGGAGATTTTTTTATTGATGGTATACGGGATGATGCCGAATTTTATCGCGATTTATACAATATTGAGCGTGTTGAAGTACTCAAAGGCGCTAACGGAATGATTTTTGGCCGTGGCGGTTCGGGTGGTGTGGTAAACCGTGTGTCGAAGCAGGCCAACTGGGATCCAGTTCGGGAGTTTACTTTTCAAGGAGGCTCATTCAATCAGAAACGAATGACTGCTGATGTCGGCTATGTTATTAATGATGTGGCTACCGTTCGTTTGAATGCTCTGTACGAAGATGCTGGCAGTTTTCGTGATGGAGTCAATATGGAGCGTCTTGGAATATCTCCGACCATTACGATCAAACCAACACATCGCACCAAGATAGTTGCAGGCATGGAGCGATTTCACGATGATCGTACTGCTGATCGAGGCATTCCTTCATTCTTAGGACGGCCTGTCAATGTGCATGAATCTCAGTTTTTTGGCGACCCGAAACGCAGTAATGCGAATATTAATGTGCTTTCGTTCAATTCTCTCATCGAGCACAAATTTGATTCCGGAGTTACGTTGCAGAATCGTACGAACTATACAACGTATGATAAGTTCTACCAAAATATCTTTGCCAATAGTCAGGTGTTTGCCGGATTGATATCGCTTGGAGCATATAACAACGAAACAACGCGTGAGAATGTTTTTAATCAGACAAATCTGCTCTATTCACTCAACACCGGGCCGATTTCACATACATTGATGGCAGGTATCGAGGTGGGGCGTCAGGAAACTCACAATCAGAGAAAGAACGGTTTTTTTAATAACGATGTGTCGCAAGTCAATTTGCGGGTGCCCCTGAATAATCCAATTACGAACGCACCTGTGGATTTTTTAACCCGAGATACGGATGCGCATAATCGTAGTATTGTCAACGTTACATCCTTATATATCCAGGATCAGATTGAGTTGCTGCCGCAGCTGCAATTAATTGCAGGCGTGCGCTATGACATGTTTGAGGTGGATTTCCGGCAGAGGAATGCGGGTAGAGACCACTTGAAAACAAGGGATGATTTGATCGCTCCGCGCTTTGGGGTTATTTATAAACCTATTGAGCCGGTTTCTTTTTATGCCAGTTACAGTCAGGCTTATGTGCCGCGTGCTGGCGATCAATTGACATCCTTGAACGTGACAGTCGATACGCTTAGGCCGGAGAAATTCACGACACTGGAGACCGGAGTTAAATGGGATATCCGTCCCGATTTGGCATTAACAGGCGCTGTTTATCAACTGGATCGGACCAATGTGATCACGGCTGACCCGAATGATCCGACACGAACCTTTTTAGCTAAGGGGCAGCGTACAGAAGGTGTAGAAATCAGTCTCAATGGTCAATTGACTTCAGATTGGAGTGTAATGGGCGGTTATGCCTATCAAACCGGTGAATTTACCAGTGAAGTACCCGGAGTGGCAAAAAAAGGAGCTACGGTAGGGGAGCTTCCTCGGCATACATTCTCCGCCTGGAATCGATACGATATTACTCCTAAAGTGGGAGCGGCGGTTGGCGTGATTTATCGTGGTGAAATGTTTGCTTCGGCCGATAATACGGTCAGAATTCCTGATTTTACAAGAGTTGATGCGGCATTGTTTGCACAGTTTACCAAACGGTTTCGCGGTCAGTTAAATATTGAGAATTTATTTGATGCCAATTATTTTGCTTCGGTACACAACAACAATAACATTACACCGGGTTCACCAATAGCCATTCGCGCGACCTTGATTGCAAATTTCTAA